In one Paracoccus everestensis genomic region, the following are encoded:
- a CDS encoding L,D-transpeptidase family protein: MSRFTPRIPLGRIPLALVIAALMALPVAAQTDLPFTAAEIEAAAYDGGDLPSGRSALTTKVQVLLDRSGISPGVIDGFKGGMSQSAIMAFERRSGLPIDGVMDPHVWNLLQSFAAQPATKDYTITAEDAQGLVDAIPTDYAEKAQMTAMAHTSVAERLGERFHMDEKFIAFLNPGTDLVAGATIKVVDTGSRMRGSVARILVDVNTRRVAGFDANGKLLVDYPATIGSSATPSPSGEHRVKTVALNPNYTYNPQKNFQQGDNDKPLVVPPGPNGPVGTVWIGLSKPTYGIHGTPTPSTLFRNQSMGCVRLTNWDAEELARMVAAETTTVQFLPQGMTIADATGATATPATEPAAPVEAVAEPAQTTPAAPLDYADPLAAKRTPSEPVYENTSEEDAEALAPAGDSLTDALTGALPDGFVTAPVDEQP, encoded by the coding sequence ATGTCGCGATTCACCCCCCGGATCCCCCTTGGCCGAATCCCGCTTGCCTTGGTTATCGCCGCACTGATGGCCCTGCCTGTGGCGGCCCAGACGGATCTGCCCTTCACGGCAGCCGAGATCGAGGCGGCGGCCTATGATGGCGGTGACCTGCCCTCGGGACGGTCGGCGCTGACGACCAAGGTTCAGGTGCTGCTGGACCGGTCGGGGATCTCGCCCGGCGTCATCGACGGCTTCAAGGGCGGCATGAGCCAGAGCGCGATCATGGCATTCGAACGCCGGTCGGGCCTGCCCATCGACGGGGTGATGGACCCGCATGTCTGGAACCTGCTGCAATCTTTCGCAGCCCAGCCCGCAACCAAGGATTACACGATCACGGCCGAGGACGCGCAGGGCCTGGTCGATGCAATCCCCACCGACTATGCCGAAAAGGCGCAGATGACCGCCATGGCCCATACCAGTGTCGCCGAACGCCTGGGCGAGCGGTTCCATATGGATGAAAAGTTCATTGCCTTTCTGAATCCCGGCACGGATCTGGTGGCGGGGGCCACGATCAAGGTGGTCGATACCGGCAGCCGGATGCGCGGCAGCGTCGCGCGGATCCTGGTCGATGTGAACACGCGGCGGGTGGCGGGATTCGATGCGAATGGCAAGCTGCTGGTCGATTACCCGGCAACGATCGGATCGTCGGCCACGCCCTCGCCTTCTGGCGAGCACCGTGTGAAAACGGTCGCGCTGAATCCGAACTATACCTATAATCCGCAAAAGAACTTCCAGCAGGGCGACAACGACAAGCCCTTGGTGGTTCCGCCGGGGCCGAACGGGCCGGTTGGCACGGTCTGGATCGGGCTGTCCAAGCCGACCTATGGGATCCACGGCACGCCCACGCCCTCGACCCTGTTCCGTAACCAGTCCATGGGATGCGTCCGCCTGACCAATTGGGACGCCGAGGAACTGGCCCGCATGGTTGCGGCCGAAACCACGACGGTTCAATTCCTGCCCCAGGGCATGACCATTGCCGATGCCACGGGGGCGACTGCCACCCCGGCGACGGAGCCTGCGGCACCGGTCGAGGCAGTGGCCGAACCCGCCCAGACAACCCCGGCCGCGCCGCTGGATTACGCCGATCCGCTGGCCGCCAAGCGCACCCCGTCCGAGCCGGTTTATGAAAACACCTCGGAGGAAGACGCCGAGGCGTTGGCCCCTGCCGGGGATTCGCTGACCGATGCGCTGACGGGCGCCCTGCCCGACGGGTTCGTGACTGCGCCCGTGGACGAACAACCGTGA
- a CDS encoding TRAP transporter large permease subunit gives MDMTGFAAIAAAIALLALRMPVALALMLAGGTGLALVGAGDQAWTQLDALLRAPDLLAVPLVLLLGNLAFYAGFATRVHDAAAVLLQNRRGGLAGAAILGCAGFAATCGSSVACAATMSRIAIPEMLRAGYDPRLAGASVAIGSTLGALLAPSMLLILWALLTGTPVAAVFLAALLPAALSLAGMIAVLSWWTRHDPQAAPPSQSLLPPREAALRAIWPAPVVFGIILGGIWSGAMSLVVALGICVALTLAVTILQHRLTLETLWSALRGSLAQAAMILLVLVAARLFLTFLDMTGLPAMLAQGAAALPRLATILLLGLACAALGLLAEPVAILVLTLPFALAIGTAYGQEPVWSGILLVKLVEIALILPPLGLNAVVVATAARDIPARAVFGGLGRFLFLDLLVVAALALFPGLTGGF, from the coding sequence ATGGACATGACCGGGTTTGCCGCCATTGCCGCAGCCATTGCCCTGCTGGCCCTGCGGATGCCCGTGGCGCTGGCGCTGATGCTGGCGGGCGGGACAGGGCTGGCACTTGTGGGGGCGGGGGACCAAGCCTGGACCCAGCTGGACGCGCTGCTGCGGGCGCCCGATCTGCTGGCGGTGCCGCTGGTCCTGTTGCTGGGCAACCTGGCCTTCTATGCGGGCTTTGCAACGCGGGTCCATGATGCGGCGGCGGTGCTGTTGCAGAACAGGCGCGGCGGGCTTGCCGGCGCCGCGATCCTGGGCTGCGCGGGCTTTGCCGCGACCTGCGGGTCATCGGTGGCTTGCGCCGCCACCATGTCGCGCATTGCCATCCCCGAGATGCTGCGTGCGGGCTATGATCCGCGGCTGGCCGGTGCCTCGGTTGCAATAGGCAGCACGCTGGGGGCGCTGCTGGCGCCGTCGATGCTGCTGATCCTGTGGGCGCTGCTGACAGGCACGCCGGTTGCGGCGGTGTTCCTGGCGGCCCTGCTGCCTGCGGCCCTGTCCCTGGCAGGGATGATTGCCGTGCTTTCGTGGTGGACCCGGCACGATCCCCAGGCCGCGCCCCCGTCGCAATCCTTGCTGCCGCCGCGCGAGGCGGCGCTGCGGGCGATCTGGCCCGCGCCGGTGGTGTTCGGGATCATCCTTGGTGGCATCTGGTCGGGGGCCATGTCGCTGGTGGTGGCCCTGGGGATTTGCGTGGCCCTGACACTGGCCGTTACCATTCTCCAGCATCGCCTGACGCTTGAAACGCTTTGGTCAGCCCTTCGCGGCAGCCTGGCGCAGGCGGCGATGATCCTGTTGGTGCTGGTCGCCGCACGCCTGTTCCTGACGTTTCTGGACATGACCGGCCTGCCCGCGATGCTGGCCCAAGGTGCCGCCGCCCTGCCGCGCCTGGCGACGATCCTGTTGCTGGGCCTGGCCTGCGCCGCACTGGGTCTGTTGGCCGAACCGGTGGCGATCCTGGTCCTGACCCTGCCCTTTGCCTTGGCCATCGGCACCGCCTATGGCCAGGAGCCGGTCTGGTCCGGCATCCTTCTGGTCAAGCTGGTCGAGATCGCGCTGATCCTGCCGCCCCTGGGCCTGAATGCGGTGGTTGTCGCCACGGCGGCCCGCGATATCCCGGCCCGCGCCGTCTTTGGGGGCCTGGGCCGGTTCCTTTTCCTGGACCTTCTGGTCGTCGCGGCCTTGGCACTGTTTCCGGGCCTGACCGGAGGGTTCTAA
- a CDS encoding glycosyl transferase family 90 yields the protein MTPGPLFFHISPDGCAEARLARLFRRNGHRAVCHDKGQLAEDILFARAANGDPLTPWRGTVLFSGLYRDTPHWRPPLEAWRQFGWLAGRFPQARFVLTTRPPEDWILDRLTRDRGAAARCHALHWGCDPADLPDLWEADWHAHLAAVDAFFGGDPRLIRVDLDRDTPADLAARLDPILPMSDPGSQEGWFPAAKTLPDMEGMLAKPPPEPVDPAYVDDVAAFCLRGVGPGTGQDAGLSEYFSIWDGGGIVADRHGAQRRIRVQDGIALSALGRHFKIIRVEGVINDALRLNRPMPLRIDMEDSRWFGSPQGEPLSAPTLCHNRRQGARNAVLWPLPDQHSIGLPGFDSDVPPDPIPWEDKLDQIVWRGMISGSEMRDSVKPGPASHLALRQLAEAGDDPDKRRAAWDRLCGTSRLAFVRQWFGHPDFDLGVVMAWGFRQFASDPLLAPFCTPRQDRAFFHRFRYQLCLTGYDHGSNFIGAIDGQSVLLKEEDRWEVFYSNRFQPWKHYIPLERYGIDIAEKLAWARANPNECKAMATAARAEAALLRKPATRRAIMARILDGLAAAG from the coding sequence ATGACCCCGGGACCGCTGTTCTTCCACATCAGCCCCGACGGCTGTGCGGAGGCGCGACTGGCCCGATTGTTCCGCCGCAACGGGCATCGGGCGGTTTGCCACGACAAGGGGCAACTGGCCGAGGATATCCTGTTCGCCCGCGCAGCCAACGGCGACCCGCTGACGCCGTGGCGGGGCACGGTGCTGTTTTCCGGCCTGTATCGCGACACGCCGCATTGGCGCCCGCCGCTGGAGGCATGGCGGCAGTTCGGGTGGCTGGCCGGCCGCTTTCCCCAGGCGCGTTTCGTCCTGACCACCCGCCCGCCCGAGGATTGGATCCTCGACCGGCTGACCCGCGACAGGGGCGCGGCCGCACGCTGCCATGCCCTTCACTGGGGCTGCGACCCAGCCGACCTGCCCGACCTGTGGGAGGCTGACTGGCACGCCCACCTGGCCGCGGTCGATGCGTTCTTCGGTGGCGATCCCCGCCTGATCCGTGTGGACTTGGACCGTGATACGCCTGCCGATCTGGCGGCCAGGCTGGATCCGATCCTGCCGATGTCTGATCCGGGATCCCAAGAAGGGTGGTTTCCCGCCGCGAAAACCCTGCCCGACATGGAAGGGATGCTGGCCAAGCCCCCGCCGGAACCGGTGGATCCCGCCTATGTCGATGACGTGGCGGCATTTTGCCTGCGCGGCGTCGGACCTGGAACGGGCCAGGACGCCGGGCTTTCCGAATATTTTTCCATTTGGGACGGGGGCGGTATCGTGGCCGACCGGCATGGTGCGCAGCGGCGCATCAGGGTCCAGGACGGCATCGCCCTGTCCGCCCTGGGCCGCCATTTCAAGATCATCCGCGTTGAAGGCGTTATCAACGATGCCCTGCGCCTGAACCGCCCCATGCCGCTGCGCATCGACATGGAGGATTCGCGGTGGTTCGGATCCCCGCAGGGCGAGCCGCTGTCGGCCCCCACCTTGTGCCACAACCGCCGCCAGGGCGCACGGAATGCCGTGCTGTGGCCGCTGCCCGACCAGCACAGCATCGGCTTGCCGGGCTTTGACTCTGATGTCCCCCCGGACCCGATCCCGTGGGAGGACAAGCTGGACCAGATTGTCTGGCGAGGCATGATTTCCGGCAGCGAGATGCGCGACAGCGTCAAGCCCGGCCCGGCGTCCCACCTCGCCTTGCGCCAGCTTGCCGAGGCCGGGGACGATCCCGACAAACGCCGGGCGGCCTGGGACCGGCTGTGCGGCACGTCCCGGCTGGCCTTTGTGCGGCAATGGTTCGGGCATCCCGATTTCGACCTGGGCGTGGTCATGGCCTGGGGCTTTCGCCAGTTTGCAAGCGATCCGCTGCTGGCGCCTTTCTGCACCCCTCGCCAGGACCGCGCCTTCTTCCACCGCTTCCGCTATCAGCTGTGCCTGACGGGCTATGATCACGGATCGAACTTCATCGGGGCCATCGATGGGCAATCCGTCCTGTTGAAGGAGGAGGACAGGTGGGAAGTGTTCTATTCCAACCGCTTCCAGCCGTGGAAACACTATATCCCGCTGGAACGCTATGGCATCGACATCGCCGAAAAACTGGCTTGGGCGCGGGCAAATCCCAATGAATGCAAGGCCATGGCGACCGCAGCGCGGGCTGAGGCTGCGTTGCTCCGCAAGCCTGCCACCCGCCGCGCGATCATGGCGCGGATCCTCGACGGGCTGGCCGCGGCAGGATAA
- a CDS encoding GntR family transcriptional regulator, whose translation MAKIPGNLVRSLRASGAAGGGRRMNTWQSVRADVLDRIRSREWPPGELIPTEQELAHSMGCARATVNRALRELADSGIIERRRKVGTRVAATSARRTVLDMPAVRTEIEGMGAAYSYVLASFTTQRPTEAAARALQVPASQELVLVKATYTADGHPHCCEAIWLNPAILPPLTRQDVEQQSAHEWLASQVALTHGRFSILADAARGDCAHHLNIPEGTAVLTIERTNWSDTTPVSFARQFYPPQHRLVSED comes from the coding sequence ATGGCAAAGATTCCCGGCAACCTCGTCCGGTCGCTGCGCGCATCGGGCGCGGCGGGCGGCGGACGGCGCATGAATACCTGGCAATCCGTCCGCGCGGACGTTCTGGACAGGATACGCTCGCGGGAATGGCCGCCGGGCGAGTTGATCCCGACCGAACAGGAGCTGGCCCACAGCATGGGTTGCGCGCGGGCCACGGTGAACCGGGCCTTGCGGGAACTGGCCGACAGCGGCATCATCGAACGCCGCCGCAAGGTCGGCACGCGCGTCGCCGCGACCTCGGCCCGGCGGACGGTCCTGGATATGCCCGCCGTGCGCACCGAGATCGAAGGCATGGGGGCGGCTTATTCCTATGTCCTGGCCAGCTTCACAACCCAACGCCCGACCGAGGCTGCGGCCCGCGCCTTGCAGGTGCCCGCGTCCCAAGAACTGGTGCTGGTCAAGGCCACCTATACCGCCGACGGCCACCCGCATTGCTGCGAGGCGATCTGGCTGAATCCCGCCATCCTGCCGCCGCTGACACGCCAGGACGTGGAACAGCAATCCGCGCATGAGTGGCTGGCCAGCCAGGTTGCCCTGACGCATGGGCGGTTCTCGATCCTGGCGGATGCCGCCAGGGGCGATTGCGCCCATCACCTGAACATCCCCGAAGGCACGGCGGTGTTGACCATCGAACGCACGAACTGGTCCGATACGACGCCCGTATCTTTTGCCCGCCAATTCTATCCTCCCCAGCACCGGCTGGTGTCCGAGGATTAG
- a CDS encoding ribonuclease HII has product MTLPDFSTELAALSRGARRIAGVDEVGRGPLAGPVTAAAVVLDPGNIPEGLNDSKKLTARRREALAAWLADHCDHCIVHVGVEEIDRLNIYHAAHLAMCKAVAGLKTAPCLALVDGNRVPRDLSCPGQAIVAGDARCVTIAAASILAKVARDRLMVDLAQQYPGYGWEANAGYATPAHKRALLDLGVTPYHRRSFEPVHNILCKALVANP; this is encoded by the coding sequence ATGACTCTGCCCGACTTCAGCACCGAACTGGCCGCCCTGTCCCGTGGCGCCCGCCGCATCGCCGGCGTGGACGAGGTCGGGCGCGGCCCCCTGGCCGGGCCTGTCACCGCTGCCGCCGTGGTGCTGGACCCAGGCAACATCCCCGAGGGGCTGAACGATTCCAAGAAGCTGACCGCCAGACGGCGCGAGGCCCTGGCCGCATGGCTGGCGGACCATTGCGACCACTGCATCGTCCATGTCGGGGTCGAGGAGATCGACCGTCTCAACATCTATCACGCGGCCCATCTGGCAATGTGCAAGGCCGTCGCGGGGCTGAAAACCGCGCCCTGCCTGGCTCTGGTCGATGGTAACCGCGTCCCGCGCGACCTGTCCTGCCCGGGGCAGGCCATTGTCGCGGGGGATGCCCGCTGCGTGACCATCGCTGCGGCCTCCATCCTGGCCAAGGTGGCGCGCGACCGGCTTATGGTGGATTTGGCGCAACAATATCCCGGATACGGCTGGGAAGCCAATGCGGGCTATGCAACCCCTGCGCACAAACGGGCCCTGCTAGATTTGGGCGTTACCCCTTATCATAGGCGTTCGTTCGAGCCCGTCCACAACATCTTGTGTAAAGCCCTGGTGGCAAACCCTTGA
- a CDS encoding site-specific DNA-methyltransferase: MAAARPLPLNQILAGDCIEVMNALPEASVDLIFADPPYNLQLRGDLHRPDNSKVDAVDDHWDQFSSFAVYDAFTRDWLAAARRVLKPNGAIWVIGSYHNIFRVGAEIQNQGFWIMNDVIWRKSNPMPNFRGKRLTNAHETLIWAAKSEASKYTFNYEALKSLNEGTQMRSDWVLPICNGGERLKDAAGDKAHPTQKPESLLHRVIIGTTNPGDVVLDPFFGTGTTGAVAKMLGRDFIGIEREEAYRTVAERRISRIRRLDAEALATTRAKRAEPRVPFGQVIERGMLRPGEELYSMNSRHKAKVRADGSLIGNDVKGSIHQVGAALEGAPSCNGWTYWHYRREGRMIPIDILRQQIRAEMEGEVSRPN; this comes from the coding sequence ATGGCAGCCGCGCGGCCACTTCCCCTGAACCAGATTCTGGCGGGCGATTGCATCGAGGTGATGAACGCGCTTCCCGAAGCCAGCGTGGACCTGATCTTTGCCGATCCGCCCTATAACCTGCAATTGCGCGGCGACCTGCACCGGCCTGACAATTCCAAGGTCGATGCGGTGGACGATCACTGGGACCAGTTTTCCAGCTTTGCCGTCTATGACGCCTTCACGCGCGACTGGCTGGCTGCCGCGCGCCGTGTGCTGAAGCCGAACGGCGCGATCTGGGTCATCGGCAGCTATCACAACATCTTCCGCGTGGGGGCGGAAATCCAGAACCAGGGCTTCTGGATCATGAACGACGTGATCTGGCGCAAGTCGAACCCGATGCCGAACTTTCGCGGCAAGCGGTTGACCAACGCCCATGAAACGCTGATCTGGGCCGCGAAATCCGAAGCCTCGAAATACACCTTCAACTACGAGGCGCTGAAGTCGCTGAACGAAGGCACGCAGATGCGGTCCGACTGGGTGCTGCCCATTTGCAACGGCGGTGAACGGTTGAAGGACGCGGCGGGCGACAAGGCCCATCCGACGCAAAAGCCGGAATCGCTGCTGCACCGCGTCATCATCGGCACGACCAATCCCGGCGACGTGGTTCTGGATCCCTTCTTCGGCACCGGCACGACCGGCGCTGTCGCCAAGATGCTGGGCCGCGATTTCATCGGGATCGAGCGCGAGGAAGCCTATCGCACCGTTGCGGAAAGGCGCATCTCGCGCATCCGCCGCCTGGATGCCGAGGCGCTTGCCACCACCCGCGCCAAGCGTGCCGAGCCGCGCGTTCCCTTTGGCCAGGTGATCGAACGCGGGATGCTGCGCCCGGGCGAGGAACTGTATTCCATGAACAGCCGTCACAAGGCCAAGGTCCGCGCCGACGGGTCGCTGATCGGCAATGACGTGAAGGGGTCGATCCACCAGGTCGGCGCCGCCCTTGAGGGCGCCCCTTCCTGCAACGGATGGACCTATTGGCATTATCGGCGCGAAGGCCGGATGATCCCCATCGACATCCTGCGCCAGCAGATCCGGGCCGAGATGGAAGGCGAGGTTTCCCGCCCCAACTGA
- a CDS encoding ureidoglycolate lyase, which yields MTTIRLEPITADAFAPFGDVLAPRVTPDRMINAGRCERHHALATVERAGGEAIISIFRSDAVSLPYDCTLLERHPLGSQAFMPLGPDAWLSVVAPDDGGKPGMPRAFLVPAGTGVNLRAGVWHGVLTPLDRAADFLVVDREGDGVNLEEVTIAPVTITP from the coding sequence ATGACCACGATCCGCTTGGAACCCATCACCGCCGATGCCTTCGCCCCTTTTGGGGACGTGCTGGCCCCGCGCGTCACGCCCGACCGCATGATCAACGCCGGCCGCTGCGAACGCCACCACGCGCTTGCCACCGTGGAACGGGCAGGGGGCGAGGCGATCATCTCGATCTTTCGGTCCGATGCCGTCAGCCTGCCTTATGATTGCACCCTGCTGGAACGCCACCCCTTGGGCAGCCAGGCCTTCATGCCGCTTGGACCGGACGCCTGGTTGTCGGTGGTGGCCCCGGACGATGGCGGCAAGCCGGGGATGCCGCGCGCCTTCCTGGTGCCTGCGGGAACCGGCGTGAACCTGCGGGCCGGGGTCTGGCATGGGGTTCTGACGCCACTGGACAGGGCGGCGGATTTCCTGGTCGTGGATCGCGAGGGGGACGGCGTGAACCTTGAAGAAGTAACCATCGCCCCTGTAACCATCACCCCATGA
- a CDS encoding MFS transporter: MRADIPTSGPMAATGTAWGILTAISLCHMINDVMQSMLAAIYPLLQVEFSLTYAQIGVMTFAFQVTASLLQPLIGMATDKHPQPRSLPFGMASTFCGVLLLAFAHHYTMLLAGAMLIGVGSAVFHPESSRVARMASGGRFGTAQSLFQMGGNFGQSLGPLLAAFIVVPLGRPAVAWFAVAAALGGALLWHVGTWAEGRRRAATARPDTALRYPRNLVIRSIAVLAVLTFTKNIYTASMSSYFTFFTIEKFGLGTQGAQIMLFLFLGGMAGGVILGGIVGDRIGPLRVIWFSILGVLPFTLLLPHVGLAATGVLAVIIGLILASAFPAIVVFAQELVPGRTGTIAGLFFGFSFGMGGIAAAALGVLADARGIETVFFLCSFLPILGILTIFLPRPGRLIGG, translated from the coding sequence ATGCGCGCCGACATCCCGACATCCGGCCCGATGGCCGCAACCGGCACGGCCTGGGGCATCCTGACCGCAATCAGCCTGTGCCACATGATCAACGACGTGATGCAGTCGATGCTGGCGGCGATCTATCCGCTGCTTCAGGTCGAATTCTCGCTGACCTATGCGCAGATCGGGGTGATGACATTCGCCTTTCAGGTGACGGCATCGCTGTTGCAGCCGCTGATCGGAATGGCGACGGACAAGCATCCGCAACCGCGATCCTTGCCTTTCGGCATGGCCTCGACCTTTTGCGGGGTGCTGCTGCTGGCCTTCGCGCATCATTACACCATGCTGCTGGCGGGGGCGATGCTGATCGGGGTCGGGTCGGCGGTGTTTCATCCCGAAAGCTCGCGCGTGGCGCGGATGGCCTCGGGCGGGCGCTTCGGGACGGCGCAGTCGCTGTTCCAGATGGGCGGGAATTTCGGGCAGTCGCTTGGCCCCCTGCTGGCCGCCTTTATCGTCGTGCCGCTGGGCCGTCCGGCGGTGGCCTGGTTCGCGGTGGCCGCAGCCCTGGGCGGGGCCTTGCTGTGGCACGTCGGAACCTGGGCCGAGGGGCGCCGCCGCGCCGCCACCGCGCGGCCCGACACGGCGTTGCGATACCCCCGGAACCTGGTGATCCGCTCCATCGCCGTGCTGGCGGTGCTGACCTTTACCAAAAACATCTACACCGCCTCGATGAGCAGCTATTTCACCTTCTTCACCATCGAGAAATTCGGCCTTGGCACGCAGGGCGCGCAGATCATGCTGTTCCTGTTCCTGGGCGGCATGGCCGGGGGCGTGATCCTGGGCGGCATCGTCGGCGACCGGATCGGGCCGCTGCGGGTCATCTGGTTTTCCATCCTGGGCGTTCTGCCCTTTACGCTGCTGCTGCCCCATGTCGGGCTGGCCGCGACAGGGGTTCTGGCCGTCATCATCGGGCTGATCCTGGCGTCGGCCTTTCCGGCCATCGTGGTCTTTGCGCAGGAACTGGTGCCGGGCCGCACCGGCACCATTGCAGGGCTGTTCTTCGGCTTCAGCTTCGGCATGGGAGGCATTGCCGCCGCGGCCCTGGGCGTGCTGGCCGACGCGCGGGGGATCGAGACGGTGTTCTTCCTGTGTTCGTTCCTGCCGATCCTGGGGATTCTGACGATCTTCCTGCCTCGGCCGGGGCGGCTGATCGGCGGATGA
- the leuD gene encoding 3-isopropylmalate dehydratase small subunit, whose translation MDKFTTLTGIAAPMPLVNIDTDMIIPKQFLKTIKRSGLGINLFDEMRYDREGNELPNFILNQPAYRQTQILVAGDNFGCGSSREHAPWALLDFGIRCVISTSFADIFFNNCFKNGILPVVLPQDAVDTLMEDARKGANARITVDLENQTVTTSDGVSFAFEIDPFRKHCLLNGLDDIGLTMEKAPRIDSYETQMAQARPWV comes from the coding sequence ATGGACAAGTTCACCACCCTGACCGGAATCGCGGCGCCCATGCCACTGGTCAATATCGACACCGACATGATCATCCCCAAGCAGTTCCTGAAGACCATCAAGCGGTCGGGGCTGGGGATCAACCTGTTCGACGAAATGCGCTATGATCGCGAAGGCAACGAACTGCCGAATTTCATCCTGAACCAGCCCGCCTATCGCCAGACGCAGATCCTGGTGGCCGGCGACAATTTCGGTTGCGGATCGTCGCGCGAACACGCGCCTTGGGCGTTGCTGGATTTCGGCATCCGTTGCGTGATCTCGACCAGCTTCGCCGACATCTTCTTCAACAACTGCTTCAAGAACGGCATCCTGCCCGTGGTGCTGCCCCAGGACGCCGTCGATACGCTGATGGAGGATGCCCGCAAGGGCGCCAACGCCCGCATCACGGTGGATCTGGAAAACCAGACCGTCACGACATCCGATGGGGTTTCCTTTGCCTTCGAGATCGACCCCTTCCGCAAGCATTGCCTGCTGAACGGATTGGACGACATCGGGCTGACCATGGAAAAGGCTCCGCGCATCGACAGCTACGAAACGCAGATGGCCCAAGCCCGGCCCTGGGTCTGA